The following proteins are encoded in a genomic region of Sorangiineae bacterium MSr12523:
- a CDS encoding low temperature requirement protein A: MPTTMDPTAQERVSTLELFFDLVFALTITQVATVLVNAPDAGGLARAAVELSAIFWMYGGYAWMTNATAPNTWPRRWLLLSGMAGFFLCALAVPRAFEDDGIVFGLGYMLVNLVHLTGFWLAPDRAPRRAIFRLGAWNLTSASLVLAAGWAHGSADWWLWCGALAVQIATPLLGRAGLGFGLRASHFAERYGLMILIVLGESLLSVGIAAQHRAVDAALVFGVLAGLALTAAMWSVYFVDEDERAAHAFERASPARKVVGAVAGYGLAHLLMIGGVVAVAAGTRLSVNDLMARTTAFPAWLIAGGAALFLLGAALFRYALGIGWPVPRAAGAALVLLTVLAGIHGSTAAELTAAALLIAVLLAAEKRAIVPG; this comes from the coding sequence ATGCCCACGACGATGGATCCGACAGCGCAGGAGCGCGTTTCTACGCTGGAGCTCTTTTTCGACCTCGTCTTCGCGTTGACGATTACCCAGGTTGCAACGGTGCTGGTGAATGCACCGGACGCAGGTGGCCTGGCGCGCGCGGCGGTCGAGCTCTCGGCCATTTTCTGGATGTACGGCGGCTACGCGTGGATGACCAACGCGACGGCCCCCAACACATGGCCACGGCGATGGTTGCTTCTCTCGGGGATGGCCGGCTTTTTCCTATGTGCCCTGGCCGTGCCGCGCGCCTTCGAGGACGACGGCATCGTCTTCGGCCTGGGGTACATGCTCGTCAATCTCGTGCATCTTACAGGCTTTTGGCTCGCCCCCGATCGGGCTCCACGGCGTGCCATTTTCCGCCTCGGGGCGTGGAATCTCACGAGTGCATCCCTGGTGCTCGCCGCCGGATGGGCGCACGGTAGTGCGGATTGGTGGCTCTGGTGCGGTGCACTCGCGGTGCAGATTGCGACGCCTCTCCTCGGACGCGCCGGATTGGGCTTTGGCCTGCGCGCGTCGCACTTCGCGGAGCGCTACGGGCTCATGATCCTCATCGTGCTCGGGGAGTCGCTGCTCAGCGTGGGCATTGCCGCGCAGCACAGGGCCGTCGATGCGGCCCTGGTTTTCGGAGTGCTTGCAGGCTTGGCCCTTACGGCCGCCATGTGGAGCGTCTACTTCGTGGACGAGGACGAGCGAGCCGCGCACGCGTTCGAACGAGCGTCACCCGCGCGAAAGGTGGTGGGCGCCGTTGCGGGTTATGGTCTGGCGCACCTTCTGATGATCGGCGGCGTGGTGGCGGTGGCCGCGGGAACGCGCCTGTCCGTCAACGATCTCATGGCTCGAACCACGGCATTCCCTGCTTGGCTCATTGCCGGTGGCGCCGCGTTGTTCTTGTTGGGCGCGGCGCTGTTTCGATATGCATTGGGCATTGGCTGGCCCGTACCGCGTGCCGCAGGCGCGGCACTCGTCCTCCTCACCGTGTTAGCGGGAATTCACGGCTCGACAGCCGCAGAATTGACGGCCGCGGCACTGCTCATCGCGGTCCTGCTCGCCGCTGAAAAGCGCGCCATCGTCCCCGGCTGA
- a CDS encoding CsbD family protein, with protein MNLDELQGKWHTIKGTVRMKWGKLTDDDVSQIEGQSERLVGKLQQLYGLERKAAEKELEVWLASQS; from the coding sequence ATGAATTTGGATGAACTTCAAGGAAAGTGGCACACGATCAAAGGAACCGTACGTATGAAGTGGGGGAAGCTCACGGATGACGATGTCAGCCAAATCGAAGGGCAAAGCGAGCGTCTCGTGGGAAAGCTGCAACAGCTCTATGGCCTCGAACGCAAGGCCGCGGAGAAAGAGCTGGAGGTTTGGCTTGCCAGCCAATCCTGA
- a CDS encoding LysR family transcriptional regulator, with amino-acid sequence MADLNSLAIFAKVVEARGFSKAARRLNIPLSTVSRRVAELEDQLGVRLLERSTRSLRLTDVGAEVLEHAQRSAELSETVDNLVSNQLSTVEGVLRLSAPLSTSDTLVAPLLGAFKASYPNVRVQVFITNRYVDHIADGVDLALRVGPLVDSSLVARKILTFRNQLVASPTYLEKVKAPKSPKDLLHHKLITFSHWRPGLRWIFRHRSRKDQETLSFEPHLSMNDYSGLAAVLLTGAGIGDLPPVVQPSLMREGRLVEVMPDWHFPTSDLSVVHLSNLHMSRPVRLFKEFAVEMAPTLFPNLPV; translated from the coding sequence ATGGCCGATCTGAATTCCCTGGCGATTTTCGCCAAAGTCGTCGAAGCGAGGGGCTTCTCGAAGGCGGCGCGACGCCTCAACATCCCGCTCTCCACGGTGAGTCGCCGCGTCGCCGAGCTCGAGGATCAGCTCGGTGTGCGCCTGCTCGAACGGTCGACCCGCAGTTTGCGGCTCACCGATGTCGGGGCGGAGGTGCTGGAGCACGCTCAACGCAGCGCAGAACTGAGCGAAACCGTCGACAACCTGGTCTCGAACCAGTTGTCCACGGTCGAGGGAGTTTTACGGCTCTCCGCGCCGCTGAGCACCTCGGACACACTGGTTGCTCCGCTGCTTGGGGCGTTCAAGGCATCCTACCCCAATGTCCGAGTGCAGGTCTTCATCACGAATCGGTATGTCGACCACATCGCCGATGGTGTCGATCTCGCATTGCGCGTCGGCCCTCTCGTCGATTCGTCACTCGTCGCTCGTAAGATCCTTACCTTTCGAAATCAGCTCGTTGCGAGTCCCACGTACCTCGAAAAGGTCAAGGCTCCGAAATCGCCAAAGGATTTGCTCCATCACAAATTGATTACGTTCTCGCACTGGAGGCCTGGCCTCCGCTGGATCTTTCGGCATCGAAGCAGAAAAGATCAAGAAACGTTGTCATTCGAACCGCATCTGTCCATGAACGACTACAGCGGCCTCGCCGCCGTTTTGCTGACCGGTGCAGGCATCGGAGATCTTCCCCCGGTGGTGCAGCCTTCGCTCATGCGTGAGGGGCGGCTCGTGGAGGTGATGCCCGATTGGCACTTTCCAACATCCGATTTGTCGGTCGTGCATTTGAGCAACCTTCACATGTCGCGGCCGGTGCGCTTGTTCAAGGAATTTGCCGTGGAGATGGCGCCAACGCTTTTTCCGAACCTTCCCGTTTGA
- a CDS encoding DUF1254 domain-containing protein: protein MTNFRSLAYVAPAMAVAATSCGAHAQPPLQAPPASAVPVTVDNYNRAQTDVYFAQTLKAGTLGQFKHGRELAPVTRGGIVRPNRDTLYSFAVFDFDAGPVTITLPDAGHRFMVMQVVNEDQYTPAVFYGAGRYTLTREGIGSRYGMVVVRMVLDPANADDARQIHALQDKLTASQRSPGTFEVPKWDEASLKKIRTALMQLGETVSDTRRMFGAKAEQVDPMRHLIGTALIWGGLPEREGLYLPITPERNDGTTVHKLMIKDVPVDGFWSITVYNAEGYLEPNANNVYSVSKMNAKPDADGSISVQFGGCDGRIPNCLPIMKGWNYTVRLFRPRSEILDGTWKFPKAQPAS, encoded by the coding sequence ATGACGAATTTTCGCAGTTTAGCCTACGTGGCCCCGGCAATGGCGGTGGCCGCGACGAGTTGCGGCGCGCATGCGCAGCCACCTTTGCAAGCGCCGCCGGCATCTGCCGTCCCGGTGACCGTCGACAACTACAACCGCGCTCAGACGGACGTCTACTTTGCCCAAACGCTCAAAGCGGGCACGTTGGGCCAATTCAAGCATGGCCGCGAACTGGCCCCGGTCACCCGCGGGGGCATCGTTCGGCCCAATCGTGACACGCTCTATTCGTTCGCGGTGTTCGACTTCGACGCCGGCCCGGTGACCATCACGCTGCCAGACGCCGGCCATCGTTTCATGGTGATGCAGGTCGTCAACGAGGATCAGTATACGCCGGCGGTCTTCTATGGTGCGGGCCGATACACGCTGACACGGGAGGGGATCGGCTCGCGCTATGGCATGGTCGTCGTGCGCATGGTGCTCGATCCGGCAAACGCGGACGATGCACGGCAGATACACGCCTTGCAAGACAAGCTGACGGCAAGCCAGCGAAGTCCGGGCACCTTCGAAGTCCCCAAGTGGGATGAAGCAAGCCTCAAAAAGATTCGCACCGCTCTCATGCAACTCGGGGAAACGGTTTCCGATACGAGGCGCATGTTCGGCGCCAAGGCGGAGCAAGTGGATCCGATGCGGCACCTGATTGGAACGGCCTTGATTTGGGGCGGTCTTCCCGAGAGGGAAGGGCTCTACCTGCCGATCACGCCCGAGCGGAATGATGGCACGACCGTCCACAAGCTCATGATCAAGGACGTGCCCGTCGATGGCTTCTGGTCGATCACGGTCTACAATGCGGAAGGCTATTTGGAGCCGAATGCCAACAACGTCTATTCGGTAAGCAAGATGAACGCGAAGCCGGATGCGGACGGCTCGATCTCCGTGCAGTTTGGCGGGTGCGATGGCAGAATTCCCAATTGCCTGCCCATCATGAAGGGCTGGAACTACACGGTGCGCCTCTTTCGCCCGCGCTCCGAGATTCTCGACGGCACTTGGAAGTTCCCCAAAGCGCAGCCTGCGAGTTGA
- a CDS encoding M23 family metallopeptidase: protein MSHLRSIIPWIFICAGMVACTASTNEGEDNGTATSPDVAALQEGTALDDSAMLDDRSAPEDPGDEAALAAPNFKAPIPCNESWTYSHHSAEVRRALDFVNNSGRTAGAPALASAAGRATRHSQPSGAGNYIVIDHGGGWQTYYFHLSAYSVPDGAQVSQGQQIGVVGSTGNSSGAHLHYEQLLNGVGQNIVIEGASLAPYPGSYGQKSITGRNCGGGGSACSVHSDDKKLYCANTAGANMRSTPRNGGTVVNHLRTTYSWFTCWGTGDKHAGGNTTWYYTQGDDNANYGWVAAVDLSTTSAFDSNPSAHGLKKCP from the coding sequence ATGAGCCATTTACGAAGCATCATTCCGTGGATCTTCATTTGTGCGGGAATGGTGGCATGCACTGCGTCGACGAACGAGGGAGAAGACAATGGCACCGCGACCAGCCCCGATGTCGCGGCGCTCCAAGAAGGTACCGCACTCGATGACAGTGCCATGCTCGACGATCGATCCGCGCCGGAGGATCCAGGGGACGAGGCCGCGCTCGCGGCCCCCAACTTCAAGGCTCCCATTCCTTGCAACGAGTCTTGGACGTATTCGCACCACAGCGCCGAAGTGCGCCGTGCACTGGATTTCGTGAACAATTCGGGCCGAACCGCAGGCGCTCCAGCACTCGCGTCGGCGGCCGGACGGGCCACGAGGCATTCTCAACCTTCCGGCGCCGGCAATTACATCGTCATCGACCACGGTGGCGGGTGGCAGACGTACTATTTTCACCTGTCGGCCTATTCCGTGCCCGATGGGGCCCAGGTCAGTCAGGGCCAGCAGATCGGCGTCGTTGGGTCGACCGGCAATAGCAGCGGGGCTCACCTGCACTACGAACAGCTGCTCAATGGCGTCGGCCAGAACATCGTCATCGAGGGGGCATCGCTCGCACCATACCCGGGTAGCTACGGACAAAAGAGCATTACGGGTAGGAACTGCGGTGGCGGCGGCAGCGCCTGCTCGGTCCATTCCGACGACAAGAAGCTTTATTGTGCGAATACGGCGGGTGCCAACATGCGATCCACCCCCAGGAATGGCGGAACCGTCGTCAACCATCTACGCACGACGTACAGCTGGTTTACCTGCTGGGGAACAGGCGACAAGCACGCAGGTGGCAATACGACTTGGTACTATACACAAGGTGACGACAACGCGAATTACGGTTGGGTGGCTGCCGTCGATCTGTCCACGACGAGCGCGTTCGACTCGAATCCGAGCGCTCACGGGCTGAAAAAGTGCCCCTAG
- a CDS encoding DUF1906 domain-containing protein: MTGCSSDTGDDERVGTQTDELAGRRGVDYSFDRPSPQGLKNAGYTFAVRYLSYTTGGAGGKILTASEAQSLTAAGLDIVSNWEWGADDALDGFNGGVEDAKEAERLASAAGMPAGRPIYFSVDFDATPGQQSTINAYFDGVASVIPRDRIGAYGGYYVIKRLFDAGKIKWGWQTFAWSGGNWDPRAQLRQTDVNVVIAGGSCDIDVAQTDDFGQWHASGGGGSDCGVHSDGKLYCTNTVGAAMRSTPRNGGTIVNRLRTSPSWFTCWGTGDQHAGGNTTWYYTQGDDNPNWGWVAAVDLSTTSAFDADPSAHGLKKCQ; this comes from the coding sequence ATGACTGGATGTAGCAGCGACACCGGAGATGACGAGCGTGTCGGCACCCAGACAGACGAACTCGCGGGCCGCAGAGGCGTCGATTATTCCTTTGATCGACCGTCGCCCCAAGGCCTGAAGAATGCGGGCTACACGTTCGCCGTTCGATACCTGAGTTACACGACGGGCGGCGCTGGTGGGAAAATTCTAACGGCCAGTGAGGCCCAGTCGCTCACCGCAGCCGGCCTCGATATCGTATCCAATTGGGAATGGGGCGCCGACGATGCACTGGACGGTTTCAACGGCGGCGTCGAAGACGCAAAAGAGGCGGAACGCCTTGCTTCAGCCGCGGGAATGCCGGCCGGCCGCCCGATCTACTTCAGCGTCGATTTCGACGCGACGCCCGGTCAACAATCGACCATCAATGCCTATTTCGATGGCGTGGCCTCGGTCATCCCGAGGGACCGCATCGGAGCATACGGCGGATATTACGTCATCAAACGTCTATTCGACGCCGGAAAGATCAAGTGGGGCTGGCAGACGTTCGCTTGGTCCGGCGGAAATTGGGATCCCCGCGCGCAGCTACGGCAAACCGATGTCAACGTCGTCATCGCCGGCGGTTCGTGCGACATCGATGTCGCGCAGACGGACGACTTCGGTCAATGGCACGCCAGCGGCGGCGGCGGTAGCGACTGCGGTGTGCATAGCGATGGAAAGCTCTATTGCACCAACACGGTGGGAGCCGCCATGCGTTCCACGCCGAGGAACGGGGGCACCATCGTCAACCGTCTACGCACGTCGCCCAGCTGGTTCACCTGCTGGGGAACGGGGGACCAACACGCGGGCGGCAACACGACTTGGTATTACACGCAGGGCGACGACAACCCGAATTGGGGCTGGGTCGCCGCCGTCGATCTATCCACGACGAGTGCTTTTGATGCGGATCCGAGCGCGCATGGGCTGAAGAAGTGCCAGTAA
- a CDS encoding AraC family transcriptional regulator, with translation MMPVRGRVDLRCLYGAPWRIAQGPAASGEIPYHIVLGGAAVLDDSAGGAPTHLSAGDILMLPDGERHLLHDGSGTRPAPARNRSALNLVISENAGKGERLDMLCGHFVLTARHDRLLRDYLPPRLIVRANAAQSGSREHLAGLVSLMRIESAADGLGGRAMLNALSTALFALVLRLASHTEEAPSGLLALAGHPRLAPALEAMFHDPAHPWTLPELARLCGMSRATAARHFEQTLGRSASDLLTDIRMTVAANELKTTSASTADVAATVGYQSEAAFQRAFKHHIGITPARWRRESHSPE, from the coding sequence ATGATGCCCGTCCGGGGTCGCGTCGATCTTCGTTGCCTCTATGGCGCTCCTTGGCGCATTGCCCAGGGGCCGGCGGCATCGGGAGAGATTCCGTACCACATCGTCCTTGGCGGCGCGGCCGTGCTCGACGACTCGGCCGGTGGCGCACCGACGCACCTTTCCGCGGGCGATATCCTGATGCTTCCCGATGGAGAGAGGCATCTGCTGCACGATGGCAGCGGCACGCGGCCGGCCCCCGCCCGGAACCGCTCCGCGCTCAATCTGGTCATCAGTGAGAATGCGGGAAAGGGCGAGCGCCTGGATATGCTCTGCGGCCACTTCGTCCTCACGGCGCGGCACGATCGCCTGCTGCGCGATTACCTCCCTCCCCGGCTGATTGTGCGCGCAAATGCGGCGCAATCCGGATCCCGCGAGCACCTGGCGGGGCTCGTATCCCTCATGCGCATCGAATCCGCGGCCGATGGACTGGGCGGCCGCGCCATGCTGAACGCGTTGTCGACTGCCCTGTTTGCATTGGTGTTGCGATTGGCGAGCCACACGGAAGAGGCCCCCAGCGGCTTGCTGGCTCTGGCCGGACATCCGCGGCTCGCGCCCGCGCTGGAGGCCATGTTTCACGATCCGGCGCACCCGTGGACTCTCCCCGAGTTGGCGCGCCTTTGCGGCATGTCCAGAGCCACCGCCGCGCGCCACTTCGAGCAAACCCTCGGCCGCTCGGCGAGTGACCTGTTGACGGACATCCGCATGACCGTCGCGGCCAATGAACTCAAAACGACGTCGGCCTCCACCGCCGACGTCGCCGCCACCGTCGGATATCAATCGGAGGCCGCCTTTCAGCGTGCATTCAAGCACCACATCGGTATCACGCCCGCCCGCTGGCGCCGTGAATCTCACTCACCGGAGTAA
- a CDS encoding YkgB family protein, which produces MNWLVKILSRSSLLGKDRDYHVVRASMVILFLFFGYQKRFDYEAQTLIPYIKNGPLIFWMYPVFGIRGASWFLGVSEWLFAILLFLGFWNKRLGILGALGSVASFVATTTIIPFMPGGWAESAGGFPAMTGNIPFLMKDVVLLAVSIYLLNQDVMRASVEQREASLEVRPAPVSA; this is translated from the coding sequence ATGAACTGGCTCGTGAAAATTCTGTCCAGGTCCAGCCTTCTCGGCAAGGACCGTGATTATCATGTCGTTCGCGCGTCGATGGTGATTCTGTTTCTATTTTTCGGGTATCAGAAACGGTTCGATTACGAAGCGCAGACGCTGATTCCGTACATCAAGAACGGCCCACTCATCTTCTGGATGTACCCCGTCTTCGGCATCCGCGGTGCCAGTTGGTTTCTCGGGGTATCCGAATGGTTGTTTGCCATTCTTTTGTTTCTGGGCTTCTGGAACAAGCGCCTCGGAATTCTAGGTGCGCTGGGGTCGGTGGCGAGTTTCGTTGCCACCACGACCATCATTCCTTTCATGCCCGGTGGGTGGGCCGAATCGGCAGGCGGATTTCCTGCGATGACGGGCAACATTCCCTTTCTCATGAAAGACGTGGTTCTCTTGGCGGTATCCATCTATCTGTTGAATCAGGACGTGATGCGAGCATCCGTCGAGCAGCGCGAGGCTTCCCTCGAGGTTCGACCCGCGCCCGTTTCGGCCTAG
- a CDS encoding zinc/iron-chelating domain-containing protein, which yields MSGDDYQRLGERAEDLVWFDANRAYMRMSDGHCAALVVHKDTGEFLCSVYETRPQTCRDLARGSGACLGEIDTKGERPLIALGRSR from the coding sequence GTGAGCGGGGATGACTATCAGCGGCTCGGGGAGCGCGCCGAGGACCTCGTTTGGTTCGATGCGAACCGCGCATACATGCGAATGAGCGACGGTCACTGCGCCGCGCTGGTCGTGCACAAGGATACGGGCGAATTTCTCTGCAGCGTTTACGAGACACGGCCCCAGACGTGCCGAGACTTGGCCCGGGGCTCGGGCGCCTGCCTCGGCGAGATCGACACCAAGGGCGAACGCCCGCTCATCGCATTGGGACGATCGCGCTAG
- a CDS encoding Ig-like domain-containing protein: MADKPDADKPDAEEPDGAIPDELGPQILSSWPINGGENTVGGPIQVKFTEPVKLGATATQLLVDGTPVAATTKLSEDGTVLDIVPIADILPPAKVSVRFGDISDLHGNPRIDEPFTWTVPRWFHAGSLPRPEDTTFRVASGPGDAIFLSRFTATGPDGVELTVFKVGRNDFGFEALPVTVRFNLVTGFPTSQFPEVRIDNSGAPVVAIYDHEDKIHVLRWSGAQWKDLAPPMMAGERNSRALIAIAPGDSGKITLAYEVRGTGPSPKSGIRVQEYDGGRWLALGPLLEQSTMAMPLKALVFDEQGIPTMAWEKLFDGATTMTWNGTGWIASSPVVSSDLVTKDMSIAWGDGHSLFSVVGLSQGIETGPYRNRVLRLDAPLGTWNEVGAALPDVPLGRPVTLLPAGAGHLFASFATQATDAIPAKFWALDITKTGWSEMTGLEIPPGWTESAGAAVDGRGVPIVAVTTKDEVRVLRLNRK, encoded by the coding sequence GTGGCCGACAAACCGGACGCCGACAAGCCGGACGCCGAGGAGCCGGACGGCGCCATCCCGGACGAGCTCGGCCCGCAGATCCTCTCATCGTGGCCGATCAACGGTGGCGAAAACACGGTGGGCGGTCCCATTCAGGTCAAGTTCACCGAGCCGGTGAAGCTAGGCGCGACCGCCACCCAACTGCTCGTGGACGGCACGCCGGTCGCTGCCACGACCAAGCTCTCGGAGGACGGCACCGTTCTCGATATCGTCCCAATCGCGGACATTCTTCCGCCGGCCAAGGTGAGCGTGCGCTTCGGCGACATCTCCGACCTCCACGGAAACCCGCGCATCGACGAGCCCTTTACGTGGACGGTTCCTCGATGGTTCCACGCGGGCAGTTTGCCTCGGCCCGAAGACACGACGTTTCGCGTGGCCAGCGGCCCGGGCGATGCCATCTTCCTATCCAGGTTTACGGCGACGGGCCCGGACGGGGTGGAGCTCACGGTATTCAAAGTTGGGCGCAACGATTTCGGCTTCGAGGCGCTCCCGGTGACCGTTCGATTCAATTTGGTCACTGGGTTTCCCACTAGCCAATTTCCTGAAGTCCGCATCGACAACTCGGGTGCCCCGGTGGTGGCAATCTACGATCACGAGGACAAGATCCATGTCCTGCGATGGTCGGGGGCTCAATGGAAAGACTTGGCTCCGCCGATGATGGCGGGCGAGCGAAACTCGCGTGCGCTCATCGCCATCGCGCCCGGCGATTCGGGGAAGATCACGCTGGCCTACGAGGTGAGGGGTACGGGGCCGTCCCCTAAAAGCGGCATTCGCGTGCAAGAATACGACGGTGGCCGGTGGCTTGCGCTCGGACCTTTGCTCGAACAATCGACGATGGCAATGCCTTTGAAGGCGTTGGTGTTCGATGAGCAAGGTATTCCGACGATGGCCTGGGAAAAGCTCTTCGACGGGGCTACCACCATGACGTGGAACGGCACCGGGTGGATTGCGTCGAGTCCCGTGGTCAGTAGCGACCTCGTGACGAAGGACATGAGCATCGCCTGGGGCGATGGCCACAGCCTGTTCAGTGTGGTGGGCCTCTCCCAGGGTATCGAGACCGGGCCGTACCGCAATCGGGTCCTGCGGCTGGACGCTCCACTCGGCACGTGGAATGAAGTCGGGGCCGCACTTCCCGACGTCCCGCTGGGTCGCCCCGTCACCTTGCTCCCCGCCGGGGCAGGCCATCTCTTTGCATCGTTTGCCACCCAAGCGACCGACGCGATCCCCGCGAAATTCTGGGCACTCGACATCACGAAAACGGGGTGGAGCGAAATGACCGGCCTCGAAATCCCGCCGGGATGGACCGAATCGGCCGGTGCAGCCGTCGATGGACGCGGCGTCCCCATCGTTGCCGTCACCACGAAGGACGAGGTGCGCGTGCTGCGATTGAATCGGAAATGA
- a CDS encoding HNH endonuclease, producing the protein MSTRTLMLTPWMTPHRVISWQRAVVLSHLGKVEVLEEYDEPIAAPSITIRTPAVVRLTKGSVSKKHKIRFSRVNVFTRDGFRCQYCGVRKMMNALNYDHVVPRVRGGKTVWENIVTSCYACNDRKGGRLPEEAGMTLLRKPFKPSSLPFAPMLDPGNDVPSMWRNYYIPAIEHRTDVA; encoded by the coding sequence ATGTCGACACGAACCCTGATGCTCACTCCCTGGATGACCCCTCACCGGGTGATTTCCTGGCAACGCGCCGTCGTTCTTTCTCACCTCGGCAAGGTGGAGGTGCTGGAAGAATACGACGAACCCATCGCCGCGCCGTCGATCACCATCCGCACGCCCGCTGTCGTCCGACTGACCAAGGGAAGCGTGTCGAAGAAGCACAAGATCCGCTTCTCGCGCGTGAACGTCTTCACGCGCGACGGGTTTCGTTGCCAATACTGCGGCGTACGCAAGATGATGAATGCTCTCAATTACGACCACGTCGTGCCCCGCGTTCGCGGCGGCAAGACCGTCTGGGAGAACATCGTCACCTCGTGCTACGCCTGCAACGATCGAAAAGGGGGCCGCTTGCCGGAGGAGGCAGGAATGACGCTCTTGCGAAAGCCATTCAAGCCTTCCTCCCTGCCGTTCGCGCCCATGCTCGACCCTGGGAATGACGTTCCTTCCATGTGGAGGAACTACTACATCCCCGCCATCGAGCATCGCACGGACGTAGCGTGA
- a CDS encoding TROVE domain-containing protein, producing MAHKALFAPASKFKPADTKNEAGGRAYAFSPEHALAQYASTGTFSQTYYAHAEEQLEKVLELVRQTDPHFVAQLAVYTREKGLMKDMPAFLTAYLAAKDVRLLASVFPRVIDNGKMLRNFVQIVRSGTVGRKSFGSAPKRLARAWFSNRKPEAIFRQSLGTAPSMADVIKMVRPSPKNEKGEVDTVREALYGYLIGKDVAHEKLPASVQAFEAFKKGAGEIPDVPFEMLTALNLDTDRWTAIAKGMSWTQLRMNLNTLLRHGVFGDPSMVSFVAAKLRDTELVRRARVFPFQLLAAFKAASHDMPSEITMALQEAMEIAIENVPEVQGKVFLCPDVSGSMQSAATGYRKGATSAVRCVDIAALVSAAFLRRNSSAQVIPFSDDVVKMPRRLNPLDSVMTNAEFLANLPSGGTACSAPLRHLNEKRAKGDLVIYVSDNMSWADFARSGGHRSTVMADEWETFRGRNPKAKLVLIDIQPYGSTQMHERDDVLNVGGFSDSVFDVIALFAKGELSADHWVGAIKNISLA from the coding sequence ATGGCACACAAGGCACTTTTTGCACCGGCGTCGAAGTTCAAGCCGGCCGATACGAAGAACGAGGCAGGCGGCCGTGCCTACGCGTTCTCGCCCGAGCATGCGCTCGCGCAGTACGCCTCGACGGGCACCTTCAGCCAAACCTACTACGCACACGCCGAGGAACAACTCGAGAAGGTGCTCGAGCTCGTGCGTCAGACCGATCCCCACTTCGTTGCGCAACTCGCGGTGTACACACGCGAGAAGGGGCTCATGAAGGACATGCCCGCCTTCCTGACCGCCTACCTCGCCGCGAAGGATGTCCGTCTTCTCGCGTCCGTGTTCCCGCGGGTCATCGACAACGGCAAGATGCTCCGCAACTTCGTCCAGATCGTCCGCTCCGGCACCGTGGGCCGCAAGTCCTTCGGTTCGGCGCCGAAGCGACTCGCACGGGCGTGGTTCTCGAATCGCAAGCCAGAGGCCATTTTCCGGCAATCGCTCGGCACCGCCCCCTCGATGGCCGACGTCATCAAGATGGTGCGCCCGTCGCCGAAGAACGAAAAGGGCGAGGTCGACACCGTGCGTGAGGCGCTTTACGGCTACCTCATTGGCAAGGATGTCGCGCACGAGAAGCTCCCCGCTTCGGTGCAGGCATTCGAGGCGTTCAAGAAGGGTGCGGGCGAAATCCCGGATGTGCCCTTCGAGATGCTCACGGCACTGAATCTCGATACCGATCGCTGGACGGCCATCGCCAAGGGCATGTCCTGGACGCAGCTCCGAATGAACCTCAATACGCTGCTGCGCCACGGGGTCTTCGGTGATCCGAGCATGGTCTCGTTCGTCGCCGCCAAGCTTCGGGATACGGAGCTCGTGCGCCGCGCGCGCGTCTTCCCGTTCCAGCTCCTTGCCGCGTTCAAGGCAGCGAGCCACGACATGCCGTCGGAGATCACCATGGCCTTGCAAGAGGCGATGGAGATCGCCATCGAGAACGTGCCGGAGGTGCAGGGAAAGGTCTTTCTCTGCCCCGACGTCTCGGGCTCGATGCAAAGCGCGGCAACCGGATACCGCAAGGGGGCGACCTCCGCGGTGCGGTGTGTCGATATCGCGGCCCTCGTCTCGGCGGCGTTTCTGCGGCGGAATTCTTCCGCCCAGGTAATTCCGTTTTCGGACGACGTCGTGAAGATGCCGCGCCGGCTCAACCCGCTCGACTCCGTCATGACCAATGCGGAGTTCTTGGCGAATCTGCCCAGCGGCGGTACGGCGTGCAGTGCGCCGCTCCGCCATCTCAACGAGAAGCGCGCGAAGGGTGACCTCGTGATCTACGTCTCGGACAACATGTCCTGGGCGGATTTCGCGCGGTCGGGTGGTCATCGTTCGACGGTCATGGCCGACGAATGGGAGACTTTCCGCGGGCGTAACCCCAAGGCCAAGCTCGTACTCATCGACATTCAGCCCTACGGCTCGACGCAGATGCACGAGCGCGACGACGTGCTGAACGTCGGTGGCTTCTCCGACTCCGTTTTCGACGTGATTGCGCTCTTTGCGAAGGGCGAGCTTTCCGCCGATCACTGGGTCGGTGCCATCAAGAACATTTCGCTCGCATAG